From the genome of Papaver somniferum cultivar HN1 chromosome 2, ASM357369v1, whole genome shotgun sequence, one region includes:
- the LOC113349180 gene encoding GATA transcription factor 12-like gives MEFMNGGYSCRAAQYTQEKRHAAADEKSSTTDNQQFIIEDLLDFSNEDAAAILDDNNIDGTFDCIQNSSADSSSVTTVVDSSCNSYGNDLNFSADFPDVPFSNDLCVPYDDLAELEWLSTFGEESFSSEDLQKLQIISGIQTRPDEASEIRAEEYETKPNISNINNPIFNPELPVPGKARSKRSRAAPNNWSSRLLVLSPTTSSSESDVFSNTTTASKKTMKVVVSRKREFPDGSSIGNVVGDGRKCLHCATDKTPQWRTGPLGPKTLCNACGVRYKSGRLVPEYRPASSPTFVQAKHSNSHRKVLELRRKKEMDRSLQQQFLYPNPGFNHVSNGDDYLIHHHSGPDYRQQLI, from the exons ATGGAATTCATGAATGGGGGATACTCATGCAGAGCAGCTCAATACACACAAGAGAAAAGACATGCAGCAgcagatgaaaaatcaagtactACTGATAATCAACaatttattattgaagatctttTAGATTTCTCTAATGAAGATGCTGCTGCAATTTTAGATGATAATAATATTGATGGAACCTTTGATTGTATTCAGAATTCATCAGCGGATTCTTCATCTGttactactgttgttgatagttCTTGCAATTCTTATGGGAATGATTTGAATTTTTCTGCCGATTTTCCTGATGTTCCTTTCTCTAATGACCTCTGCGTTCCG TATGATGACTTAGCAGAGTTAGAATGGCTATCAACATTCGGAGAAGAATCATTCTCAAGTGAAGATTTACAGAAGCTGCAGATAATTTCAGGAATTCAAACCCGTCCCGATGAAGCATCTGAAATCCGAGCTGAAGAATACGAAACAAAACCCAACATCAGCAACATCAACAACCCAATTTTCAACCCAGAATTACCCGTCCCCGGAAAAGCTCGTTCCAAACGTTCCCGTGCAGCTCCAAACAACTGGTCATCACGACTACTCGTTTTATctccaacaacatcatcatcgGAATCTGACGTGTTCTCCAACACCACCACCGCCAGTAAGAAGACTATGAAGGTGGTCGTATCAAGAAAGAGGGAGTTTCCCGATGGGTCATCAATTGGAAATGTTGTTGGAGATGGTCGGAAATGTCTACATTGTGCAACTGATAAAACACCACAGTGGAGGACTGGACCTTTGGGGCCTAAAACTTTGTGTAATGCTTGTGGAGTCCGATACAAGTCCGGCAGGTTAGTACCGGAATATAGACCGGCTTCTAGTCCTACATTTGTTCAGGCAAAACATTCGAATTCTCATAGGAAGGTTTTGGAGCTCCGGAGAAAGAAGGAAATGGACAGGTCTCTACAGCAACAGTTTCTTTATCCTAATCCTGGGTTTAATCATGTATCTAACGGTGATGATTACTTGATTCATCATCATAGTGGGCCAGACTATAGACAACAGCTTATTTGA